In Streptomyces nojiriensis, one genomic interval encodes:
- a CDS encoding serine hydrolase domain-containing protein, whose protein sequence is MDVRGTVAEGFEPVRDAFVRNFEVLGDRGAAVAVYRDGRKVVDLWGGTRDAEGTEPWTEGTAQIVRSATKGVAAAVPLLLHQRGLLDLDAPVGSYWPEFKTGGKERILVRDVLAHRAGIPALDRGLSAAEAADGVSGARAVAAQQPFWEPGTEHGYHAQTYSWLLSELVLRATGRTVGSVLAEEIAEPLGLEFWIGLPETEAHRVGRVAPVEPPESAGMLRTRPRRNVSEAYADPDSLTRRAFAAIAPLPDENDPAYRAAELPASNGIGTARALARFYGATIGVVEDGARIFTPATTELAGREHSAGPDRVLVVNTRFGPGYMLHGPASPLLSPASFGHPGRGGSLAFADPEAGIGFGYVTNALAKSVTADPRAQALVRALKSALSTR, encoded by the coding sequence GTGGATGTCCGCGGGACGGTGGCAGAGGGCTTCGAGCCCGTCAGGGACGCGTTCGTACGCAACTTCGAGGTACTCGGGGACCGGGGCGCGGCCGTGGCCGTGTACCGCGACGGCCGCAAGGTCGTCGACCTGTGGGGCGGCACCCGGGACGCCGAGGGCACCGAGCCCTGGACCGAGGGCACCGCGCAGATCGTCCGCTCCGCCACCAAGGGCGTGGCGGCCGCCGTGCCGCTGCTGCTGCACCAGCGCGGACTGCTGGACCTGGACGCGCCCGTGGGCTCGTACTGGCCGGAGTTCAAGACGGGCGGCAAGGAGCGGATCCTGGTCCGCGACGTGCTCGCGCACCGCGCCGGCATACCCGCGCTGGACCGGGGGCTGAGCGCCGCCGAGGCCGCCGACGGGGTGTCCGGGGCGCGCGCGGTCGCCGCCCAGCAGCCCTTCTGGGAGCCGGGCACCGAGCACGGCTACCACGCGCAGACCTACAGCTGGCTGCTGTCCGAGCTGGTGCTGCGGGCGACGGGCCGCACGGTGGGTTCCGTCCTCGCGGAGGAGATCGCCGAACCGCTGGGGCTGGAGTTCTGGATCGGCCTGCCGGAGACCGAGGCCCACCGGGTGGGCCGGGTGGCGCCGGTCGAGCCGCCCGAGAGCGCGGGCATGCTGCGGACCCGGCCGCGGCGCAACGTCTCCGAGGCCTACGCCGACCCGGACTCCCTCACCCGCCGCGCCTTCGCCGCCATCGCGCCGCTGCCCGACGAGAACGACCCCGCCTACCGGGCCGCCGAGCTCCCCGCGTCGAACGGCATCGGGACGGCCCGCGCCCTGGCCCGGTTCTACGGTGCCACCATCGGCGTGGTCGAGGACGGCGCGCGGATCTTCACCCCGGCCACCACCGAGCTGGCCGGCCGGGAGCACTCCGCCGGACCGGACCGGGTGCTCGTCGTCAACACCCGCTTCGGCCCCGGCTACATGCTGCACGGACCGGCCTCCCCGCTGCTCTCGCCGGCCTCGTTCGGCCACCCCGGCCGCGGCGGCTCGCTGGCCTTCGCGGACCCGGAGGCGGGCATCGGCTTCGGCTACGTCACCAATGCCCTGGCCAAGTCGGTGACCGCGGACCCCCGGGCGCAGGCCCTGGTCAGGGCCCTGAAGTCGGCCCTGTCGACCCGGTAG
- the cbiQ gene encoding cobalt ECF transporter T component CbiQ: MGAGHAHKLYRHGHSPVHDLPAHCKLAATLAFVVVVVSTPREAVWAFGLYAVLLAAVAAVARIPAGFLLRRLLIEVPFVAFAVLMPFVAEGERVQVLGMSLSVSGLWGAWNVLAKGTLGVAASVLLASTTELRALLLGLQRLKLPPLLVQIASFMIRYGDVISDELRRMSIARRSRGFEASGIRHWGVLAKTAGALFIRSYERGERVYLAMVSRGYAGSMPVIDEVVASRAQWAYAAVLPVTALAVCLMGWTL, translated from the coding sequence ATGGGGGCCGGCCACGCCCACAAGCTCTACCGCCACGGCCATTCACCGGTCCACGACCTGCCTGCGCACTGCAAGCTCGCCGCGACCCTGGCCTTCGTCGTGGTCGTCGTGTCCACACCGCGCGAGGCGGTGTGGGCCTTCGGCCTGTACGCCGTCCTCCTCGCGGCGGTGGCCGCCGTCGCCCGGATCCCGGCCGGCTTCCTGCTCCGGCGGCTGCTGATCGAGGTGCCCTTCGTCGCCTTCGCCGTGCTCATGCCCTTCGTCGCCGAGGGCGAGCGCGTGCAGGTGCTCGGCATGTCGCTCAGCGTCTCGGGCCTCTGGGGCGCCTGGAACGTCCTCGCCAAGGGAACCCTCGGCGTGGCCGCCTCCGTCCTGCTCGCCTCGACCACCGAGCTGCGGGCCCTGCTGCTGGGCCTGCAACGGCTGAAGCTGCCGCCCCTGCTCGTCCAGATCGCCTCCTTCATGATCCGCTACGGCGATGTGATCAGCGACGAGCTGCGCCGGATGTCCATCGCCCGCCGCTCCCGCGGCTTCGAGGCCAGCGGGATCCGGCACTGGGGGGTGCTGGCCAAGACCGCCGGCGCGCTGTTCATCCGCTCCTACGAGCGCGGCGAGCGGGTCTACCTCGCGATGGTCAGCCGGGGCTACGCCGGCTCGATGCCGGTGATCGACGAGGTCGTCGCCTCGCGCGCCCAGTGGGCGTACGCGGCCGTGCTCCCGGTGACGGCCCTCGCCGTCTGTCTGATGGGATGGACCCTGTGA
- a CDS encoding dolichyl-phosphate-mannose--protein mannosyltransferase — translation MTSTATPPPSPAGAPPASSVGREDEPPTWLRRLRGFGYVPPAAASARSDVRTRLVPPYTRPSKQLWMTFGLPPQVWGTWRLIVSWVGPLLVALVAGVLRFVHLGSPKAVIFDETYYAKDAWATIRQGYEASWPKDIDASILANPDAVALPADPGYVVHPPVGKWVIGLGEWMFGFTPFGWRFMTAVLGTLSVLMLCRIGRRLFRSTFLGCLAGALLAVDGLHLVMSRTALLDLVLMFFVLAAFGALLIDRDRARARLADALPVDEEGRTRPDTKIAETLRLGWRPYRILAGVCLGLAAGTKWNGFVILAFFGVLTVLWDAAARRTAGAGAPYVSMLRRDALPAFVSTVPVAVATYLASWSGWILSPDNGKGGYLRDWAAKYDQGSSLGFLPEWLRSLWHYETEVYAFHVGLTSGHTYESNPWSWLVLGRPVSYFYESPEPGADGCPATAAGKCAREVLALGTPLLWWAGCFALLYVLWRWFFRRDWRAGAIACALGAGLLPWFNYQERTIFYFYAVVFVPYLCLAVAMMIGALLGPAGSSERRRALGAIGAGVLVLLIAWNFIYFWPIYTGQTLPMDSWRGRMWLDTWV, via the coding sequence GTGACCAGTACCGCGACGCCGCCGCCCAGCCCCGCGGGGGCCCCGCCCGCCTCATCGGTGGGACGCGAGGACGAGCCGCCCACCTGGCTGCGCCGGCTGCGCGGCTTCGGCTACGTGCCGCCCGCCGCCGCTTCCGCGCGCTCGGACGTCCGCACCCGCCTGGTGCCCCCGTACACCAGGCCGTCCAAGCAGCTGTGGATGACCTTCGGGCTGCCGCCCCAGGTGTGGGGGACCTGGCGGCTGATCGTCTCGTGGGTGGGGCCGCTGCTGGTGGCGCTGGTCGCCGGGGTGCTGCGGTTCGTGCACCTGGGCAGCCCGAAGGCGGTGATATTCGACGAGACGTACTACGCCAAGGACGCCTGGGCCACGATCCGGCAGGGCTACGAGGCCAGCTGGCCCAAGGACATCGACGCTTCGATCCTCGCGAACCCGGACGCGGTCGCCCTGCCGGCCGACCCGGGCTACGTCGTGCACCCGCCCGTCGGCAAATGGGTGATCGGGCTCGGCGAGTGGATGTTCGGCTTCACGCCCTTCGGCTGGCGGTTCATGACCGCCGTGCTCGGCACGCTGTCGGTGCTGATGCTGTGCCGGATCGGGCGCCGCCTCTTCCGCTCGACCTTCCTGGGCTGCCTGGCGGGCGCGCTGCTCGCGGTGGACGGCCTGCACCTGGTGATGAGCCGCACCGCGCTGCTGGACCTGGTGCTGATGTTCTTCGTGCTCGCCGCCTTCGGGGCCCTTCTCATCGACCGCGACCGGGCCAGAGCCCGGCTGGCGGACGCGCTGCCGGTGGACGAGGAGGGCCGGACCCGGCCGGACACGAAGATCGCCGAGACGCTGCGGCTGGGCTGGCGGCCGTACCGGATCCTGGCCGGCGTGTGCCTGGGTCTGGCCGCGGGCACGAAGTGGAACGGCTTCGTCATCCTCGCCTTCTTCGGCGTCCTCACCGTGCTGTGGGACGCCGCCGCGCGGCGCACCGCGGGCGCGGGTGCCCCGTACGTCTCGATGCTCCGGCGCGACGCGCTGCCCGCCTTCGTCTCGACCGTCCCGGTCGCGGTCGCCACGTACCTGGCCTCGTGGTCGGGCTGGATCCTCAGCCCGGACAACGGCAAGGGCGGCTATCTGCGCGACTGGGCGGCCAAGTACGACCAGGGCAGCTCGCTGGGCTTCCTGCCGGAGTGGCTGCGCAGCCTGTGGCACTACGAGACCGAGGTCTACGCGTTCCACGTCGGCCTGACCTCGGGGCACACCTACGAGTCCAACCCGTGGAGCTGGCTGGTCCTGGGCCGGCCCGTCTCCTACTTCTACGAGTCCCCCGAACCCGGCGCCGACGGCTGCCCAGCGACCGCGGCGGGCAAGTGCGCCCGCGAGGTCCTGGCCCTGGGCACCCCGCTGCTGTGGTGGGCGGGCTGCTTCGCGCTGCTGTACGTGCTGTGGCGGTGGTTCTTCCGCCGCGACTGGCGGGCGGGCGCGATCGCGTGCGCACTGGGGGCGGGTCTGCTGCCCTGGTTCAACTACCAGGAGCGGACGATCTTCTACTTCTACGCGGTGGTCTTCGTCCCGTACCTGTGCCTGGCGGTGGCGATGATGATCGGCGCCCTGCTGGGCCCGGCCGGGTCGAGCGAACGCCGACGCGCACTGGGCGCGATCGGCGCGGGCGTACTGGTCCTGCTGATCGCGTGGAACTTCATCTACTTCTGGCCGATCTACACGGGCCAGACCTTGCCCATGGACTCCTGGCGCGGCCGCATGTGGCTGGACACCTGGGTCTAG
- a CDS encoding resuscitation-promoting factor, producing the protein MSPAELSEADTLAAAPVAPGPGRRRAAPPVVAAPAAPAAPAPTLSPAAPGRRRARGRGAPAEILAGNWRRIVPQALVVAFLAGGTSAFVAADKAVRLTVDGVPRNLHTFADDIGELLAAEGLGVGPHDLVAPAPGEPLGDGEEVVVRYGRPLRLTLDGQQRQVWTTARTVEGALRQFGIRAEGAYLSAPRTAPVPRAGLALSVRTERSVTFMADGRERTIRTNAATVQEALDQAGITLQDQDTTSVPPTDFPRDGQTVTVLRITGTREVREERIPYETEKVDDPELFAGTEVVERAGRPGARRVTYSLRTVNGVRQTPRPIADEVVREPVTQLVKVGTKALPSSVAGADGLNWAALAQCESGGRPSATDASGTYGGLYQFDVRTWQALGGSGRPQDAPGAEQTYRAKKLYVQRGASPWPHCGRTLYR; encoded by the coding sequence ATGTCACCGGCCGAGCTGTCGGAGGCCGACACCCTGGCCGCGGCGCCCGTCGCGCCCGGCCCGGGCCGCCGCAGGGCCGCGCCCCCCGTGGTCGCGGCGCCGGCCGCACCCGCCGCCCCCGCTCCCACCCTCAGCCCCGCGGCGCCGGGCCGCCGCCGGGCCCGGGGCCGCGGCGCCCCCGCCGAGATCCTCGCCGGGAACTGGCGGCGGATCGTGCCGCAGGCCCTCGTCGTCGCCTTCCTCGCGGGCGGCACCTCGGCGTTCGTCGCCGCCGACAAGGCCGTACGGCTCACCGTGGACGGCGTCCCGCGCAACCTCCACACCTTCGCCGACGACATCGGCGAACTGCTCGCCGCCGAAGGCCTCGGCGTCGGCCCCCACGACCTGGTCGCCCCCGCCCCCGGCGAACCCCTCGGCGACGGCGAGGAGGTCGTCGTCCGCTACGGCCGCCCCCTGCGCCTGACCCTCGACGGACAGCAGCGCCAGGTGTGGACCACCGCCCGCACCGTCGAGGGCGCCCTGCGCCAGTTCGGCATCCGCGCCGAGGGCGCCTACCTCTCCGCCCCCCGCACCGCCCCCGTCCCGCGCGCCGGGCTGGCCCTCAGCGTCCGCACCGAACGCAGCGTCACCTTCATGGCCGACGGCCGCGAACGCACCATCCGCACCAACGCCGCCACCGTCCAGGAGGCCCTCGACCAGGCCGGCATCACCCTCCAGGACCAGGACACCACCTCCGTACCGCCCACCGACTTCCCGCGCGACGGCCAGACGGTCACCGTGCTGCGCATCACCGGCACCCGCGAGGTCCGCGAGGAGCGGATCCCGTACGAGACCGAGAAGGTCGACGACCCCGAGCTGTTCGCCGGCACCGAGGTCGTCGAGCGCGCCGGCCGCCCCGGGGCGCGCAGGGTCACGTACAGCCTGCGCACCGTCAACGGGGTCCGGCAGACGCCGCGGCCCATCGCCGACGAGGTCGTCCGCGAACCCGTCACCCAGCTCGTCAAGGTCGGCACCAAGGCGCTGCCGAGCTCCGTCGCCGGCGCCGACGGCCTCAACTGGGCGGCCCTCGCCCAGTGCGAGTCCGGCGGCCGCCCCTCCGCCACCGACGCCTCGGGGACCTACGGCGGGCTGTACCAGTTCGACGTCCGCACCTGGCAGGCCCTCGGCGGCAGCGGACGCCCGCAGGACGCCCCGGGCGCGGAACAGACGTACCGGGCGAAGAAGCTCTACGTGCAGCGGGGGGCGAGTCCGTGGCCGCACTGCGGCCGTACGCTTTACCGGTGA
- a CDS encoding TatD family hydrolase — MSTRVEKTQPKDAPPPLPEPLRVAVADSHTHLDMQSGTVEEGLAKAASVGVTTVVQVGCDVKGSRWAAETAAAYENVHAAVALHPNEAPRIVLGDPDGWSRQGARAGGGEAALDEALAEIEALAALDHVKAVGETGLDYFRTGPEGMAAQERSFRAHIEIAKRQGKALVIHDRDAHADVLRVLREEGAPERTVFHCYSGDADMARECAAAGYYMSFAGTVTFKNAAPLREALAVAPLELVLVETDAPYLTPAPYRGRPNAPYLIPLTVRAMAAVRGIDEDAMATALAANTARAFDY, encoded by the coding sequence ATGAGCACACGCGTGGAGAAGACGCAGCCCAAGGACGCACCGCCGCCGCTGCCCGAACCCCTCCGGGTGGCGGTGGCGGACTCGCACACCCACCTCGACATGCAGTCGGGGACCGTCGAGGAGGGTCTCGCGAAGGCCGCCTCGGTGGGCGTGACCACCGTCGTCCAGGTGGGCTGCGACGTGAAGGGCTCCCGGTGGGCCGCCGAGACCGCGGCCGCGTACGAGAACGTCCACGCGGCCGTCGCGCTTCACCCGAACGAAGCGCCGCGGATCGTGCTCGGCGACCCCGACGGCTGGTCGCGCCAGGGCGCCCGGGCCGGCGGCGGCGAGGCCGCCCTCGACGAGGCGCTCGCCGAGATCGAGGCGCTGGCCGCGCTCGACCACGTCAAGGCGGTCGGCGAGACCGGCCTGGACTACTTCCGCACCGGACCCGAGGGCATGGCCGCGCAGGAGCGTTCCTTCCGCGCGCACATCGAGATCGCCAAGCGGCAGGGCAAGGCGCTCGTCATCCACGACCGGGACGCCCACGCGGACGTGCTGCGCGTCCTGCGCGAGGAGGGCGCCCCCGAGCGCACCGTCTTCCACTGCTACTCCGGGGACGCCGACATGGCCCGCGAGTGCGCCGCCGCCGGGTACTACATGTCCTTCGCCGGGACCGTCACCTTCAAGAACGCCGCGCCGCTGCGCGAGGCCCTGGCCGTGGCCCCGCTGGAGCTGGTGCTCGTCGAGACGGACGCGCCCTACCTCACCCCTGCGCCGTACCGCGGACGGCCCAACGCGCCGTACCTCATTCCGCTGACGGTCCGGGCGATGGCCGCGGTCCGCGGCATCGACGAGGACGCGATGGCCACGGCCCTGGCGGCCAACACGGCGCGCGCCTTCGACTACTGA
- a CDS encoding penicillin-binding transpeptidase domain-containing protein, whose product MNGAAKGAVIGGVFLAMLGGAGYGVYTLVGDAGGDAKEGKDGETTVQAEKGSGPVGDKDAAKTAKAFLAAWAAGDERVAADLTNNPAAAQAAVGDFKTKSYVSKAVITPGTPNGTTVPFKVEAEITYEGTTKPLAYDSQLTVVRGLTSGKPLVDWQPSVIHPQLQKDEKLRAGAPANPPVKAVDRNGEELTAEKYPSLRQILDELRQNYGSKTGGKTGAEVWIEPAAKDAPKRTLLTLVEGEPSTLKTYLDAKVQAAAEQAVTKFPEASVVAVQPSNGHILAVANNRKDNFNAAMRGTRAPGSTMKIVTAAMLLDRGLVAADKPAECGKTVTWGREFHNLNNFELPPGTSFATSFARSCNTAFIKQIKPVDDDSALPKEATEVFGIGMDWKTGIQSTDGKVPPATGAAAAAEYIGQGQITMNPLNVASITATARTGVFRQPVLVSPELDGRTIATAQRRMKSSVQQQLVSMMKLTASSGTAQKAMAPVHGSDKGAKTGSAEVGGAGDSPDSWFTGFSGDVAAAAMVEGGGHGGDAAGPIVAQVLNAG is encoded by the coding sequence GTGAACGGGGCAGCGAAGGGTGCCGTCATCGGCGGGGTGTTCCTCGCCATGCTCGGCGGCGCCGGGTACGGGGTGTACACGCTGGTCGGAGACGCCGGCGGGGACGCGAAGGAAGGCAAGGACGGCGAGACCACCGTCCAGGCCGAAAAGGGCAGCGGGCCGGTCGGCGACAAGGACGCGGCGAAGACCGCCAAGGCCTTCCTGGCCGCATGGGCGGCCGGGGACGAGCGGGTGGCCGCCGACCTGACGAACAACCCCGCGGCCGCGCAGGCCGCGGTCGGGGATTTCAAGACCAAGTCGTACGTGTCCAAGGCCGTGATCACCCCCGGCACGCCGAACGGCACCACCGTGCCGTTCAAGGTCGAGGCAGAGATCACGTACGAGGGCACCACCAAGCCGCTGGCCTACGACTCCCAGCTGACCGTGGTGCGCGGCCTGACCAGCGGAAAGCCGCTGGTCGACTGGCAGCCCTCGGTGATCCACCCGCAGCTCCAGAAGGACGAGAAGCTGCGTGCGGGCGCCCCCGCGAACCCGCCCGTCAAGGCCGTGGACCGCAACGGCGAGGAGCTGACCGCGGAGAAGTACCCCTCGCTGCGCCAGATCCTCGACGAGCTGCGCCAGAACTACGGCAGCAAGACGGGCGGCAAGACCGGGGCCGAGGTGTGGATCGAGCCGGCCGCGAAGGACGCGCCCAAGCGGACCCTGCTGACCCTCGTCGAGGGCGAGCCGAGCACGCTCAAGACGTACCTGGACGCGAAGGTGCAGGCGGCGGCCGAGCAGGCGGTCACCAAGTTCCCGGAGGCCTCGGTGGTCGCCGTCCAGCCGAGCAACGGACACATCCTGGCCGTCGCGAACAACCGCAAGGACAACTTCAACGCGGCGATGCGGGGCACCCGGGCACCCGGATCCACGATGAAGATCGTGACGGCCGCGATGCTGCTGGACCGCGGCCTGGTCGCCGCGGACAAACCGGCGGAGTGCGGGAAGACGGTGACGTGGGGCCGCGAGTTCCACAACCTGAACAACTTCGAGCTGCCGCCCGGCACCAGTTTCGCGACCTCGTTCGCCCGCTCCTGCAACACCGCCTTCATCAAGCAGATCAAGCCCGTCGACGACGACTCCGCACTGCCGAAGGAGGCCACGGAGGTCTTCGGCATCGGCATGGACTGGAAGACGGGCATCCAGTCCACCGACGGCAAGGTCCCGCCGGCCACGGGCGCGGCGGCGGCCGCCGAGTACATCGGGCAGGGGCAGATCACCATGAACCCGCTGAACGTCGCGTCCATCACCGCGACCGCGCGCACCGGGGTCTTCCGCCAGCCGGTACTGGTCTCGCCGGAGCTCGACGGCCGGACGATAGCGACGGCCCAGCGCCGGATGAAGTCCTCGGTGCAGCAGCAGCTGGTCAGCATGATGAAGCTGACGGCCTCCAGTGGCACCGCGCAGAAGGCCATGGCCCCGGTCCACGGCTCGGACAAGGGCGCGAAGACCGGCTCGGCGGAGGTCGGCGGCGCCGGGGACAGCCCGGACAGCTGGTTCACCGGCTTCAGCGGTGACGTGGCCGCGGCGGCCATGGTCGAGGGCGGCGGCCACGGCGGCGACGCGGCGGGCCCGATCGTCGCCCAGGTACTGAACGCGGGCTGA
- a CDS encoding pentapeptide repeat-containing protein, translating into MRGLPLARLRASCRACGARHRTWRRFRGARVRPVHGCPSALSSDLHGADLNGSDLRQADLTGADLTGANLNGALRGAKGIPAEVRDR; encoded by the coding sequence TTGCGAGGCCTCCCGCTAGCCCGTCTCCGCGCATCCTGCCGGGCCTGCGGCGCCCGGCACCGCACCTGGCGGCGTTTTCGGGGCGCCCGAGTACGTCCAGTACACGGGTGCCCCTCCGCCTTGTCCTCGGACCTGCATGGTGCCGACCTGAACGGATCGGACCTGCGCCAGGCAGACCTGACCGGCGCTGATCTCACCGGCGCGAACCTGAACGGAGCCCTACGGGGGGCGAAGGGGATTCCTGCTGAAGTGCGGGACAGGTGA
- a CDS encoding YbaK/EbsC family protein: MTTSTHPLFAEALAELGLDLTVRSFPEGTRTAADAAAAIGCELSQIVKSLIFAADGVPVLVLMDGASRVDVEAVRRELGAGKVTRADAALVRETTGYAIGGVPPFGHRTRTRVLADRSLLAHEEIWAAAGTPTTVFPMAPDELIAYAGAELADVREHTTEG, from the coding sequence ATGACGACGTCCACGCACCCCCTGTTCGCCGAGGCCCTTGCCGAGCTGGGCCTCGACCTCACCGTCCGGAGCTTTCCCGAAGGCACCCGTACGGCCGCCGACGCGGCGGCCGCGATCGGCTGCGAGCTGAGCCAGATCGTCAAGTCGCTGATCTTCGCGGCGGACGGGGTCCCGGTGCTGGTCCTCATGGACGGGGCCTCACGGGTGGACGTGGAGGCCGTACGCCGCGAGCTCGGCGCCGGGAAGGTGACGCGGGCCGATGCCGCGCTGGTCCGGGAGACCACGGGCTACGCGATCGGCGGGGTCCCGCCCTTCGGACACCGCACCCGCACCCGGGTGCTGGCCGACCGGTCACTGCTCGCCCACGAGGAGATCTGGGCGGCGGCCGGCACCCCGACCACGGTGTTCCCGATGGCCCCGGACGAGCTCATCGCGTACGCGGGGGCCGAGCTGGCCGATGTGCGCGAGCACACGACAGAGGGCTGA
- a CDS encoding energy-coupling factor ABC transporter ATP-binding protein, with the protein MDPVTSTASLEVAGLAYAYPDGHQALFGVDLTVGQGERVALLGPNGAGKTTLVLHLNGILTGGVGTVAVAGLPVAKRNLAEIRRRVGIVFQDPDDQLFMPTVREDVAFGPAAAGMRGAELEERVRAALDQVGMADFADRPPHHLSFGQRRRVAVATVLAMRPEILVLDEPSSNLDPASRRELADILRSLDVTVLMVTHDLPYALELCPRSVILSEGVIAADGRTQELLCDDKLMRAHRLELPFGFDPRTPLLTRPSR; encoded by the coding sequence ATGGACCCTGTGACCAGTACTGCCTCCCTCGAAGTCGCCGGCCTCGCCTACGCCTACCCGGACGGCCACCAGGCCCTCTTCGGGGTGGACCTCACCGTCGGGCAGGGCGAGCGGGTCGCCCTGCTCGGACCCAACGGCGCGGGCAAGACCACGCTGGTGCTGCACCTCAACGGCATCCTCACCGGCGGGGTCGGCACCGTGGCCGTCGCCGGGCTGCCCGTGGCGAAGCGGAACCTCGCCGAGATCCGCCGCCGGGTCGGGATCGTCTTCCAGGACCCCGACGACCAGCTGTTCATGCCGACCGTCCGCGAGGACGTGGCCTTCGGCCCGGCGGCGGCCGGGATGCGGGGCGCGGAGCTGGAGGAGCGGGTCCGGGCGGCCCTGGACCAGGTCGGGATGGCGGACTTCGCCGACCGGCCGCCGCACCACCTGTCCTTCGGCCAGCGCCGCCGCGTCGCGGTGGCGACCGTACTGGCCATGCGGCCCGAGATCCTGGTCCTGGACGAGCCCTCGTCCAATCTGGACCCCGCCTCGCGCCGCGAGCTCGCGGACATCCTGCGCTCGCTGGACGTGACCGTGCTGATGGTCACGCACGACCTGCCGTACGCGCTGGAACTGTGCCCGCGCTCGGTGATCCTGAGCGAGGGGGTCATCGCGGCGGACGGCCGCACGCAGGAGCTCCTGTGCGACGACAAGCTGATGCGGGCCCACCGGCTGGAGCTCCCGTTCGGCTTCGACCCGCGCACGCCCCTTCTGACGCGCCCCTCGCGCTGA
- a CDS encoding GNAT family N-acetyltransferase translates to MDLTYRRYADADADDLVAFLAGDAWPFHGSAVVDPEQARQWAAEGRFDNAETRSFWIDGGGEALGLVRLMDLGDSTPVFDLRIRSRYRGRGIGATH, encoded by the coding sequence GTGGACCTCACCTACCGGCGTTACGCCGATGCCGACGCCGATGACCTGGTCGCCTTCCTCGCCGGGGACGCCTGGCCCTTCCACGGCTCGGCCGTCGTCGATCCGGAGCAGGCCCGGCAATGGGCCGCGGAGGGCCGCTTCGACAACGCGGAGACCAGGTCGTTCTGGATCGACGGCGGCGGGGAGGCCCTCGGCCTGGTCCGCCTGATGGACCTGGGCGACAGCACGCCCGTCTTCGACCTGCGGATCCGCTCCCGGTACCGGGGCCGGGGGATCGGCGCCACGCACTGA
- the rsmI gene encoding 16S rRNA (cytidine(1402)-2'-O)-methyltransferase, whose amino-acid sequence MTTDQPRDTQPTTTDGVLVLAGTPIGDLADAPPRLAAELERADVIAAEDTRRLRRLTQGLGVHTTGRVLSYFEGNESARTPELVEALAGGARVLLVTDAGMPSVSDPGYRLVAAAVEKDIKVTAVPGPSAVLTALAMSGLPVDRFCFEGFLPRKAGERLGRLREVEGERRTLVYFEAPHRLDDTLAAMAEVFGADRRAAVCRELTKTYEEVKRGGLGELAAWAAEGVRGEITVVVEGAPAAAPGDVDDEELVRRVRVREEAGERRKEAIAAVAAEAGVPKREVFDAVVAAKNAAQKVPPIGKELA is encoded by the coding sequence GTGACGACTGACCAGCCCCGCGACACCCAGCCCACCACGACCGATGGCGTCCTCGTACTCGCCGGCACCCCCATCGGCGATCTCGCGGACGCCCCGCCGCGTCTGGCGGCCGAGCTGGAGCGGGCCGATGTGATCGCCGCCGAGGACACCCGGCGGCTGCGCCGGCTGACCCAGGGGCTCGGCGTGCACACCACCGGGCGCGTCCTGTCGTACTTCGAGGGCAACGAGTCGGCGCGCACCCCGGAGCTGGTCGAGGCGCTGGCCGGCGGGGCGCGCGTGCTGCTGGTGACGGACGCGGGCATGCCGTCGGTCTCCGACCCCGGCTACCGGCTGGTCGCCGCCGCCGTCGAGAAGGACATCAAGGTCACCGCCGTCCCCGGGCCGTCCGCGGTGCTCACCGCGCTCGCCATGTCCGGGCTGCCGGTGGACCGGTTCTGCTTCGAGGGGTTCCTGCCGCGCAAGGCGGGGGAGCGCCTGGGCCGGCTGCGCGAGGTCGAGGGCGAGCGGCGCACGCTCGTCTACTTCGAGGCCCCGCACCGGCTCGACGACACCCTGGCCGCGATGGCCGAGGTCTTCGGCGCCGACCGGCGGGCCGCCGTCTGCCGCGAGCTGACGAAGACCTACGAGGAGGTCAAGCGCGGCGGGCTCGGCGAGCTCGCGGCCTGGGCCGCCGAAGGGGTGCGCGGAGAGATCACCGTCGTGGTCGAGGGCGCCCCGGCCGCCGCGCCCGGAGACGTGGACGACGAGGAGCTGGTGCGCCGGGTGCGGGTGCGCGAGGAGGCCGGTGAGCGGCGCAAGGAGGCCATCGCGGCGGTCGCGGCCGAGGCCGGCGTACCCAAGCGCGAGGTGTTCGACGCTGTGGTGGCGGCAAAGAACGCGGCACAAAAGGTGCCGCCGATCGGTAAAGAGCTAGCCTGA